The Campylobacter sp. genome contains the following window.
GTTCGTGCTATTCGGTGCGCTTTTGGAGCGAGCCGGAGCGGGGCAGTATTTTATAAACGTAGCGTTTGCGATTTTAGGTCGCTTCCGCGGAGGACCCGCCAAGGCTAGCGTAATCGCTAGCGGACTAACCGGCATGGTAAGCGGCAGCTCAACCGCAAACGTCGTGACAGTGGGCACCTTTACGATCCCTCTAATGAAAAAAGCGGGGCTTACCGCCACTAAGGCGGGCGCTATCGAGGTCGCTGCGGGCGTAAACGGGCAGCTTATGCCGCCTATCATGGGCGCTGCGGCATTTATCATCGCGGAATTTTTAGGTATGAGCTACACCAACGTAATGATCGCGGCGGTGATCCCCGCTTTCGTCTGCTACGCGGGGTTATTTTTCATCGTGCATCTTGAAAGCTGCAAGCTAGGGCTTCGCGGCAGCCGCGATTACGCCAAGGTTTCAAAGCTAAAAATTATATTTAGCGGCATTCATTACATAATACCGATTTTGGTGCTTCTTTTTACTCTATTGATTCTGAAAAAAAGCGCGATCTCTGCGGCGTTTAACTCGATCTGCGTGCTATTTTTGATAATGATCGTCCAAGAACCCGCTAAAAAAACGATATTCGGCGAAAAGGTCGGCAAGTCCGATTTTATCGTAGGTTTCGTAGATATCTTTTGGGCTATGGTGGGTGCTGCTAAAAACATGGTCACGGTAGCCGTTGCCACCGCACTAGCGGGCATCATCATCGGCTCGATCTCGCTTACCGGGCTGGGGCAGGTTCTTTCAGAGCTCGTAGAAGCGGTTGCGGGAAATAGCATAGTTCTGATACTTCTGATGACTGCGATAATGAGCCTTATTTTGGGCATGGGACTTCCTACTACGGCGAATTATATCGTCGTTTCAAGCTTAATCGCACCTGTAATTTTGATACTAGCGGGCAAAAATGGCTTTTTGATCCCTGCGATCGCAGTGCATCTTTTTGTCTTTTATTTTGGAATTTTAGCCGATGATACCCCACCCGTAGGTATTGCCGCATACGCTGCGGCGGGTATCGCAAAGGCAAATCCGGTGACCGTGGGGCTTCAGGGCTTCGTGTATGATCTGCGCACCGCGGTACTTCCGTTTGCGTTCTTTTTCAACAACAAGCTGCTTTTGATCCAAAGCATCGGCGATCCGATGGATTCAAAGAGCATCGTTTGGATCAGCGATCCACTGCAAATCGTGCTGATTTTTGCCACGGCGATCGTGGGTATGTTTGCTTTCAGCTCCTCACTTCAGGGCTGGTTCGTAACTAAATGTAACCCGATAGAGCGCCTGCTATTGCTGCTAGTAACGCCGCTAATGCTGGTGCCTAATATCTGCGCGAAATTTATAGAGTTTATCCCAAGCGAATACGCAAGTTATAGCATCGGCGCTGCGATCTACGCGCTGATATTTGCAAAGCAGTGGCTTTTAAGGCCCAAAGACTCTAGCGATACTCACGCCGAAAATAACGTGCCTGCGGCGTAAAATCAAATTTGATCCCACTAAATTTTAAGATAACTTTGTGGGGTCCTATTAAATTTATCTTCTTGCTTTGTATTCTTGCGCCAGGATTTTAAATTTAAATTGCTTTTTTACTTCTAAAGTTAAAACCTCGGCAGATTATGCCGTGCTGATAAAACTATTTTAAAATTAAATCCGCCTATATAAACTACTCAAAATTTTAAATTGCGCCGAAGCGATTATACCCCTTAGTAATATAAATTTATTCATACGAAGTTACCGTGTTAAAACTATCGTGTACTAAATCCATGCTTGTCTATATGATTATCGCAAGCCGCAGGATGCACGAAATCAATAGAGTAAAGCTGTTTTCGCGCTGCCGCTTGTAATGCCTTCGATGGTTTAAATATACATGTCCACAAAAGCGAAAATGATTCTTAAAGCAGATAAAATCAAAAACTGTGCAAAATTTCTCCAAAACAACTTAATGATTAAGGATTAGCGTTACAAAATTTTACTTATTTAGAGCGACTCCTTGATTATATGTTGTACTTTATTTAAAATAATTTTTATAAAAATATCGATGGAATGGGGAATTATTAGTCAAATTTAATTCTATAAAAATACTTTAATAATTAATATTAAATTTATCCGCTTTGAGTTATAATCCGCGATTAAATTTCAAAATAGAGGAACAGAAATGCGAAAAGATATGTATTTTAAAAAGGCGAAATTTATCGCATTATCTATATGCGCGAGCGTTTCGATTTTATGCGGCATGGAAGGCTCGCGCCTAAGCAGTGACGCAAATAGCACGAATCTTGGCGAGATCGTAGTAAGCGCGAGCGGCTTTCGCCAAGATATCAGGCAGGCGCCGGCCTCCATCTCCACCTTGGATAATAAAGAGATATCAAGCGGCAGATTCACTTCGCTACACGATATTGCGAATAGAATGCCTGGCGTCAGCGTTATTGCAGGCGATGACGGCCCGGCAAGCGGGATATCCATCAGAGGAATGGAAAGCTCTCAAACCCTTGTGCTTATCGACGGCAAACGTGTAAGTTCCGCGGCGGCGAACCCAAAAGGCGGGGCGGGCGATATGAACTCAAATTTTATCCCGCCCGCAGGAGCGATAGAGCGTATCGAAGTGATTAGAGGACCGATGAGCTCGCTTTACGGAAGCGATGCGGTAGGCGGCGTGATAAATATCATTACGAAAAAGAATTTTTCTAAATTTAGCGGAA
Protein-coding sequences here:
- a CDS encoding TRAP transporter permease; protein product: MEKSTQNDEQVLEVKSREFTSKKLFWLVTLVCFAWSVFQLYIAYFTLNTNIARSIHLAFAVFIIFSLFPFRPRSKAHFYIPFYDYILLIVGVAAILYPAIEFNGLAQRPGNYLTRDIVAAFIGIFILFEAGRRMMGPALGIIAFTFLLYCYFGPYMPDIIAHRGASFELLAGHMFLTTEGVFGVPVGVSTSFIYLFVLFGALLERAGAGQYFINVAFAILGRFRGGPAKASVIASGLTGMVSGSSTANVVTVGTFTIPLMKKAGLTATKAGAIEVAAGVNGQLMPPIMGAAAFIIAEFLGMSYTNVMIAAVIPAFVCYAGLFFIVHLESCKLGLRGSRDYAKVSKLKIIFSGIHYIIPILVLLFTLLILKKSAISAAFNSICVLFLIMIVQEPAKKTIFGEKVGKSDFIVGFVDIFWAMVGAAKNMVTVAVATALAGIIIGSISLTGLGQVLSELVEAVAGNSIVLILLMTAIMSLILGMGLPTTANYIVVSSLIAPVILILAGKNGFLIPAIAVHLFVFYFGILADDTPPVGIAAYAAAGIAKANPVTVGLQGFVYDLRTAVLPFAFFFNNKLLLIQSIGDPMDSKSIVWISDPLQIVLIFATAIVGMFAFSSSLQGWFVTKCNPIERLLLLLVTPLMLVPNICAKFIEFIPSEYASYSIGAAIYALIFAKQWLLRPKDSSDTHAENNVPAA